GGGGTAGGCGTCGCCAGTCCTTACGGATGTTGAATGACAGATTGTTGATGGCGCCATTCAGTCGGTTGAATCGGTTGACATATTCGTTATCGTCCAACGCCGTGCGCGACTGTGACATGCGTTGATTGGCGACGGCATTCTGCAGATGCTCAACTTGGCCATTGAGCTGTTCGATCTGAGATTTGCCATCGAAATAGAGGCGCTTGACGTTTTTGTACTTTGTGACTGTTTGCATTTCAGGTTGAGGTAATTAGCTAACATGAACATGACACGTACCATGTGCGAGGCAACATGGACAGATACAGAGATGGAAGACATACGCAATTCCTTAAAGGCTTTATCAGATTCGGTACTGTCGCGCTCATGGGTAGAAGGCTGAGGACTGTTCCGGCCTTGGTCGCCAGTCGCTGCTTCGTACCGCGGaggagcaccagcagcgccggcggcagctgcagctccggCGCCAGAGGCAACGGCTGCGCCACTGGTTCCAGCAGGCTGTTGGCCGGGCTGGAGGGATGCGCCGGGCGCGTTCAGGTTGTTGGAGTTTGAGTGGGTGTGACGATATCCCGGCGGTGCTCCAGGCAGGGCCTTTTCAGCATCGGCTGCTCGGCGATTCGTCGGtacgcctcctcctccaggcgGTGCCATGGCGGGCTGCGagagttgttgttgttgattcGCTGGCTGCGAGGGCGGCAGGGCAACGTTGGAAGCCTGGTCGTGAGCCTGCGGCACTGAGTAGTGGATCGCAGGAGACGGCTGCTGGTTCAACGATCGCTGATCCGAGTCGGGGGCTGGGGACTCGCGCGACAGCTGGGATACGGTTTCTGCgttctgctgctgttgcgatCCCGTGACCAGATGCGTAGTGACGATGCGCGGGTCGGTCGTCTGCTGATACTGATCTTGCGGTGAGTTGGAGTTGCTGTAATACTGCTGGGAAGACGAAGGTGGGGGCGGCAGTTGCTGATCGTAAgcggcttgctgctgctgctgttgttgaggATCGTATcgaagctgttgctgttgctgttgctgcagttgcaattgttgttgctgaagctgttgttgttgcagctgctgctgtaggGATTCCTGTGATGAGAGCAcgtgaggctgaggctgaggctgaggctgcagctgagATGGTGAGATCTGCTGCTGGGAAATGCTTGGCGAGTGGTGGTGAAGGGCAGACGGGGGCGGGGCGTGGTAGACGGCGTCGTCGTAGGGCGATGAGATGTCGTCTGGAGCACCAATTCCGCGTGCTGTATTTATGGGCGGCACAGAGTGTCGAGGGTCGATTCGCAGgtcttgctgttgatgaagctgctgctgctgctgctgctgctgcaggtcgTGATATTGGTCTGCAGCGTAGTACTCTTCGGCCTCGCCCACACCTTGTAGCGGCGACGTCTGGTGCACGGACGAGCTGGGGGTGTGTGAGTGCCAATCGCGGTCTGACACGGCGGAGAGGCCAGTCTTGAGGTTTGGTGGCTGCTGGTTAAGCGTGCTGACTCTCTTGGACGGTCTGCGGGCCAGTCCCACGGTGTTATCGtaagacgatgacgatgaggggTTCTGCTGATCGCGGTGATTGTCGTGGTTGCCGCGGCCGGAGAAGATGCCCTTGATGATCTTGCGGGCCGAGCGCTTCTCGGACGAGGCAGAGGCCTGGCCGGGAGCCTGCGGTTGAATCTGGCCCTGGTGATAGCCGGCCTGGTCGTGCAGCGACGTCTGCGAGATGTTCAGCAGGTTGTGGATGCTGTAGCGCTGGCTCTGACGGGCGCCGGcggtggaggcggaggaggaagcgGAGTCGACAAACTCGCCGGGCTGCTGAAACTGCGGCTGGGAttgagcttgctgctgcaataactgcggcggcggcggtggttgcttctgcagcttgttttgctgcggcggcggcggcggtggtagagactgctgctgcggctgttgtagttgttgttgttgtagttgttgttgtagttgttgttgttgttgttgttgttgttgttgctgcagctgctgttgctgttggggTGGAAGGGGACCCGCCTGCTGTAGTTGCTggtagtgctgctgctgctgctgttggagctgctggagctggcgctCGTCATAGGCGGGCACTGCCACGGCGGGGTTCTGGCTCTGAAACAGCTGGCCGtgagacggcggcggcggcgctccAGATGACAgcctgggctgctgctgaaactgaagctgttgctgttgctgttgctgctgttgctgctgctgctgaacgATAAACGACTCGCTGGAGCTCAGCGCCGATGAAGAGCCCGTCGGCAAGGCGGATTGCGCGCGCAAATCTGCCTCAGCTtcagccgtcgtcgtcgcacCTGGGCCCGGGCCGCTGCCAGCTGGACTtgcaccaccgccagcaccTGGGCCTGGCGCTGCTCTTGTACTCGCCgtcttgctgctgaggcCCGACCCGGCGCCGACCTGCTGTGGCGCCTCGGCCGCAATCGCGTGCTGCGACCGGTTGCTGTGCTTGCCCAGGCGACCGAAGCTGGGCATCCTCGAACCAAAAGAAACGAGCGGTTTAGCTGGGGGAGGTTTATTTTTGGCGATGAGCTGGCCCGGCCTGGCGTCTTCAATCGGGTTCGTCGCCTAGTTTGAAAGGGGTGGTGTGGACTGTGGACTCGCCCTCAGTCACGGCCAAGTCACGGCTCGATGCACCTGCTAGCAGCGGCCTCTAAACCCAGCAAGCCAGGCTCTGGTACGGCCTGAGTCCTTTTTTTCGACGAGGGATTGCACCTAATTTCCCggttttttttcctggtGCTGCCACTTACTGTGCTGCACGCTGCTACGCTTCCCGCGGAACAGACCCCGAGGCTTAGACAAACGCAGTGCTGCGGGGAGTGAGGCTGTGTCGAAAAAAACTGGAAGGCCAGCCGTCCACGGGCAGATGCAATGCAGTAGTGTTGCGGTGCGTCTGGGGAAGCGCAAGGCTGTGTTGAGCAAAAAACGGTGAGACGAAGAGCAAAACAGGGAAATCCACGAGATGCGTGGCTTCTTGGTGATCGAGTTGGCAAAGAACACGCCTTTTCCTAGCCAATGTCCGGAGAGTTGCAGTGAGACAGAAGACGACGCCGGGTATGCAGCCTCCTCCGCGGGATTCTCCAAGGCGTGCGCTGCGTGATTGGACGCCGGGCGTGCTCAAGGACCGAGTAACCAGAAAGCGGCTAGAGAGACGGcgggagagaaggagagcaaAAGGCGATCTTCAGGAGCTCAGCTTTTGCAGGCTGTAACGCTGGTATTATCCAAAACCCATTGCCAAAAGGCTGCTCACAGGGCTGAAACTGGCGTGTCTAGGCTTGTCTTGTCCATAACTTTCTGCTTGCCGTCCAATGGAAAAACCGCTCGTACTGTCAAGCAACTAGGCATCCGAAGTTGCcagggccagcagccagAGAAACGTGCTGCGATCCACCAGGGAGCCGCAAACACCTGGGCTCGGGCGAGGCTTGCCCAGGTGGGACAAGCTTGATTGTTGAGCGGCGTTGAGATGGATGCGCGCGGTGGATCTGGAGTTATAATTAGATACGGCAGACTCTGGACTATTGATTGGACacatcagctgctgctgtatctGCACAAGCATGCttggtttttttctctttgtctttcaGCTGCATTAGTAGGCGCAACTGCAAGTGAGTGGTATTATGGATCAAGCAATCAGATAGGAGGCGCTCAGCTTGTCTCGTTTGATGCCCGTCTCCGCTTAATCGCCACCCATATACACGGACGGATATCCTCCATCCCTTAGCTGTAGCGTAGTAGTAATCAGATAAATACTACTACAGTACAGAGCTTGTCATCGACTCTTGCTAGGCATATGCAGGGACCTTATTAAGCCATACGGGCCGATTGACAACCTTGAAGAACTGATGCCCCGTACCTCGTAATCCACTCCCCAAGCTTGTCACTTTCCACGTACAAGAGGTACGCACGCCCATTAGGGCTACTTCGTTCCCCGAACGGGCTgatcttcatttttttttctccgtgTTGCTGACTTTTTCAGGCTATAGCGGAATAAATAGGGACAAGAACAAGACTAACACTCGTAAAAAGGAGAGCTTCAAGAGAACAGCCAGTAACGCTCAtgcaaggtacatgtacatacatgtagtctaAGATGAGAATGCTCGTATCGCTGTTGCTTCAGCTTGCTGCATCCTGCACGCCAGTACATGGATGCTGTAAATAGCAGCAGGAATACGGCAGTCAGGAAAATTGATGACCTGTACTTGTGATAGGTATACCGGTATGCACTTTGATATTCAAGAAAATAACCCGTGGCATTGCATGATACGCGAGATAACCACCGTCTTATCTAGAATTGGGCGATTGGGTAGTAGCGCATACATGACCCAGCTGGCTGTGCTGCAGCAcaagcatccatccatccatccatccatctttTGACTCTGCAAAAAAAGGGGACCTGCAGAAGAACAGACGAAAAAAACGGAGGCAATGATGTCATTTTCTTTGCGTCTTTCTCCTCCCCATCACCGTCAATTGAGCTCACCAGACTCGGTTTCTAAAAATTGACTCGATCCAGTCCAACTTCCTTTGTCTCTGCTCCTCGTGAAGCCTCTCGTGCATGACCTATGACGTTGTATGGTTTCTGTCACATATGATAATATGATAATAATCCATTGATACATGGGATGTTCGaacaaggaaagaagagcaagagatgagatgaaacCTCAACGCTTGTACGGCTATTGCGGATATTGCGAATTGTGCTTCTGCCCAACTTGGTCTTTTCGTAGGGTTCTTTGCATATCGCGTCTTGATACTCCGtagtcctttttttctctcttgtcttcGCTTATCTTGTCTCCTTGTTTCTctagctctttttctttttcttccaagGTTCAACCGAAACTCACCTTAAAAGACTATGGCATTTGCAAATACTTGCGATGACCTGAAGGTTTATAGCTGCAGATACCTCACTTACCAAATCTAGTAGGTAGGTCCTGCTAAGCCCAAATCAAGCACCTACATAATGCAGccaacgaaaaaaaaatttttaaaaatgaaataaaataaaataaaagagagagaatgtgCTTAGTCATATTCCTCGAATGACCCGAAACCTACCAACACATCACAGGCACAGCTCTCATGATATTGTCCTTTAACGGCAAAGATCCATCAACCACGCCGTGGCACATCCAAAGCGCTGGCTCGATTTTGCGGGGTTTCGTGGGGAATCGGCGCTCTGGCGGGGTCGTTAAATAGCCGTTTACGGAGGCTGGCGAGAATCGTTATCAGCCGCTCGCTGATAGCATAGAGTTGGCCGACGCCATATAAATAACATGCTTCTGTTTCAGGCTTTGACTCATAGATGGCTGGTTCTCTCCTCGTGCTTCGATGATGCCTGCTTGTATTTGCGGTAACTACTGGTAGAATCAACAATAATCTCCATCatgctgcttctctctcccgTCGTCCTCctagcagcggcagctctGCTTGCCACCATCCAGCTCATCCGGTGCCTCAGATCGCCCTTGAGCAAAATCCCGGGCCCAACTGTGTCCAAGTTTACGACTTTAGTCCTCAAGTGGAAAGAAATCCATGCCCAAAGAACCACCTACGTCCACCAGCTTCACCTGCAGTATGGCCCAGTTGTCCGCATTGCCCCTAACGAGGTGTCTTTTACGTCGTGGGAGGCCCTGAAAGAGATTTACTGCTCCGGAGG
The Trichoderma asperellum chromosome 7, complete sequence DNA segment above includes these coding regions:
- a CDS encoding uncharacterized protein (EggNog:ENOG41) — its product is MPSFGRLGKHSNRSQHAIAAEAPQQVGAGSGLSSKTASTRAAPGPGAGGGASPAGSGPGPGATTTAEAEADLRAQSALPTGSSSALSSSESFIVQQQQQQQQQQQQQLQFQQQPRLSSGAPPPPSHGQLFQSQNPAVAVPAYDERQLQQLQQQQQQHYQQLQQAGPLPPQQQQQLQQQQQQQQQQQLQQQLQQQQLQQPQQQSLPPPPPPQQNKLQKQPPPPPQLLQQQAQSQPQFQQPGEFVDSASSSASTAGARQSQRYSIHNLLNISQTSLHDQAGYHQGQIQPQAPGQASASSEKRSARKIIKGIFSGRGNHDNHRDQQNPSSSSSYDNTVGLARRPSKRVSTLNQQPPNLKTGLSAVSDRDWHSHTPSSSVHQTSPLQGVGEAEEYYAADQYHDLQQQQQQQQLHQQQDLRIDPRHSVPPINTARGIGAPDDISSPYDDAVYHAPPPSALHHHSPSISQQQISPSQLQPQPQPQPHVLSSQESLQQQLQQQQLQQQQLQLQQQQQQQLRYDPQQQQQQQAAYDQQLPPPPSSSQQYYSNSNSPQDQYQQTTDPRIVTTHLVTGSQQQQNAETVSQLSRESPAPDSDQRSLNQQPSPAIHYSVPQAHDQASNVALPPSQPANQQQQLSQPAMAPPGGGGVPTNRRAADAEKALPGAPPGYRHTHSNSNNLNAPGASLQPGQQPAGTSGAAVASGAGAAAAAGAAGAPPRYEAATGDQGRNSPQPSTHERDSTESDKAFKELLTKYKNVKRLYFDGKSQIEQLNGQVEHLQNAVANQRMSQSRTALDDNEYVNRFNRLNGAINNLSFNIRKDWRRLPQWLEKFVSPDALKTGKQEMTAVGRAVITKWVVDEVFNKCFHPDLDASLSSQLKEIELSIRGNAYTMHSQEEFDALTTKVVNWRMATLDGLQQKLSSSASADNRASLITKMQTNLAAHLYQFLIEPPPAGVDGSTSMIVELAVGIAANLPRESRDVTIQYPLPGDVLQAGVMEVEKTPLPPLDGQKEGESSKPDSDADKDKNSSSGDSSKAGFSKDASRVRFAGFVALEVRGRQVLMKAPVWAL